In one Molothrus aeneus isolate 106 chromosome 8, BPBGC_Maene_1.0, whole genome shotgun sequence genomic region, the following are encoded:
- the LOC136559344 gene encoding heparan sulfate glucosamine 3-O-sulfotransferase 1-like — MAFLLVSAYLLLTHARGAPVENGALMETLKSQVGLFSNKSEHYSAQVRPPGTSRQIPQTIIIGVRKGGTRALLEMLDIHPNIVVAATEVHFFDWDENYVKGIDWYRNLMPFSYGNQITIEKTPGYFTSPQAPGRIHDMNSSIKLLLILRDPTERVISDYTQVYYNRVESHKPVQLFEDIVIKNGVLNTKYKAIQRSLYDVHMEKWLKHFSLDQIHIVDGNTLIKDPLPELQKVERFLNLPSRIMSSNFYFNQTKGFYCIRSDGRERCLHESKGRPHPLVNSTVLEQLYSYFREHNAKFYRMVNHSFDWH; from the coding sequence ATGGCCTTCCTACTTGTGTCAGCTTATCTTCTGCTGACTCATGCTCGGGGTGCTCCTGTTGAGAATGGGGCACTGATGGAAACACTGAAGTCACAAGTGGGATTATTCAGCAATAAAAGTGAGCACTATTCAGCACAGGTGAGACCTCCTGGCACAAGCAGACAAATACCTCAGACAATCATCATAGGAGTTCGTAAAGGAGGGACCAGAGCTTTGCTGGAAATGTTGGATATTCATCCTAACATTGTGGTGGCAGCTACAGAAGTCCACTTCTTTGACTGGGATGAAAATTATGTGAAAGGAATAGACTGGTATAGAAATCTGATGCCATTTTCTTATGGAAATCAAATTACAATTGAGAAAACACCAGGTTATTTTACATCACCACAGGCTCCAGGAAGAATTCATGACATGAATAGCTCCATTAAACTGCTGCTCATTCTAAGAGATCCCACTGAGAGAGTTATATCTGACTATACCCAAGTGTATTACAACAGAGTAGAAAGTCACAAGCCTGTTCAGCTCTTTGAAGATATTGTTATTAAGAATGGAGTGCTTAATACCAAATACAAAGCTATTCAGAGAAGTCTATATGATGTCCATATGGAAAAGTGGCTTAAGCATTTCAGTTTGGATCAGATTCACATAGTGGATGGAAATACTTTGATCAAGGACCCTCTTCCTGAATTACAAAAAGTTGAAAGATTTCTAAATCTTCCATCCCGAATTATGtcttctaatttttattttaaccaaACCAAGGGATTCTACTGCATCAGAAGTGATGGGAGGGAGAGATGTTTACATGAATCCAAAGGACGTCCCCATCCTCTTGTTAACAGCACTGTTTTAGAGCAACTGTATTCTTATTTCAGAGAGCACAATGCAAAATTTTACAGGATGGTTAATCATTCCTTTGACTGGCATTAA